The sequence below is a genomic window from Streptomyces sp. V1I1.
CGGCCCACCACGGCGTTCCCCTGGGAAAGGCATCCGCGGGGGCCCCGCGTCCCGGAAGTGTCGCGAACCGGTAGGTCGCCGCCAGACAGACGAGGCCGCCCCGCACTGCCGGGCACGCCTGGCCGCGGGCCGAGTGTCCCGCCGGTGCTCGTGACCATTACTCGCGGAAAGCACCCCCTGAAGCACGAAGCCCATGGCCCGGCCGGCACACCGTGCGCGCGCTCATGGGTCACGTGAAGGGGATGCCAACGCGGAATTTGCCGCCTGGGCTTGCGGGGGTGGCTCGTGGGCGCGTTCGACGGTGCAGTGGCCCACCTGATGGGCCGTGAGCAGGCCGACGATCTCGGTTCGCACCGCGCTCCACACCCTGTCCGGATCCGCTCCGGGGGTCGGCCGTATCCGCACCTGCAAGGTGGTGGGATTCATCTGCACGATCTGGAACAAGTCGACGTCAGGGGTACGCTCGGTGACGGTCTCGAATGCCATCGGCACGATACGGACGGACTCGCCGTCTCGGCGTGAGAAGGACAGCAGGTCCGCGGCGCGGCCGCGGACCTTGATCGCGGGCAGCGGGTCCCCGCACGGGCATGGATCCGGACGCCACAGCACGCTGTCGCCCATGTCGTAGCGCAGAATCGGCTGCGCCCATCGGCACAGGCTGGTCAGCAGTACGGTGATGGACTGATGGCCGGGTGCGGTGGGGCGATAGGCGGCATCGACCGGCTCCAAGATCACCCAGTCGCTGTGGATATGCAGCCATCCCTGTAGGCAGCCGTACCCCAGCGCGGGGGCCGGGACGGCGGCCTCACCGTACGGGGCGAGGCCGCCGAAGGGGCCCGTCGGAGCGGAAGTGGACCCGCTCCGTAGAGCGACGAGGCGCCCGTCAGGAGGTGCCGGAGGGCTGCCAGAACGTGCAGCGGTGGTCGGCCGCGAAGCCGGTGGTGGGAGCGATCCGGTCCGGGGCGAGTACCTGGATGCGGTCGCGGTCGGCAGCGTATCGCGGCCAGATGGCCGCTCCCGGCCCGTTGGGGTTGCCGGTGGCGGCGAACCTGACCCAGTAGCCGGCCATCGTGGCGGACAGCCGGCGCTGGGCGGGAGTCAGTAGTGGCAGAGCGTTCATCGGGAACAGGTAGGCCAGTTCCGAAGCGTGGAACGCGCCCTGCGGGGTGTGTGGCGCGGGGATGAACGGCGGCGCCTGGGGATCGTTGAACTCGTAGGCGTAGACGGGCACCCGGCCGCTGTACAGGCGGCTGTCCGCTCTCGCCGGGCAGGCGAACCGCTGGTCGGTGCCGACGGCGGAATAGGCCAGGTTGGGGGACGGGTACGCGGAGGCCGGGTACGTGTCGAGGACGGCGGCCGCCCGGTCGGGATGCTGCAGTCTGATCAAGGCGGCGTACGTCTGGGGCGTGAGCGGCCCGCCGCCGAGCAGGTCCACATACAGCGCTGTGAAGTACCGGTACTCGTCGTGGGTGCTGCCGCTCAGTGTCGGCACCGCGTTCACCCGCCCCGCAGCCCACGCCTTGTCCGGCGAGACCGGAAGGATGCTCGGCCCGGTATTGGCTCCCCACAAGGGTGGGGCGGCCCCGGGGGCGCCGCGGATGAGCTCGGTGGTGGGTACGGCACGCAGGCAGGCAGGGGCGGTCGACGGGGCGGTGCAGCCGACCGAGGCCGCGAAGCTCTGCCCCTTCATCTCGGCCGCGGCCAGGGTGAGCGGGGTGAGAGCGCCGTGGGATACGCAGCTGCCGCTCTGCTGGACGGCCCGGTGGAACAGGCCCTTCGCCGTCGGCGAGGTGATGTGGAGGCAGGTGTCGACTGATCCGGCGGACTGGCCGGCGAGGGTGACCCTGGTCCGGTCGCCGCCGAACGCTCCGATGTTGCTCCGTACCCACCGCAGCGCGGCTTGCTGGTCCATCAGGCCGTAGTCACCCGAGGCATGGTCCGCGCTCACGGCCGACAGGGCGGGGTGGGAGAGAAACCCCAGTGCTCCGAGGCGGTAGTTGACCGTGACCACGACCACGCCCCGCGCGGCCAGCGCCGCGCCGTTGTAATCGCTTCCGGCGCCGTAGGCGTTGCCGCCGCCGTGCAACCACACCAGCACTGGCAGGGTCCTGTTGCCGGTCCGGGCCGGGGTCCACACATTGAGGTATAGGCAGTCCTCCGTGGTGCTGCCGGTCCGGTTGGAGTCACCTGGCAGGACCGGTCCGCCATCCGGGAGGAGCGTCAGCGGTAATTGGGGACAGGGGCTGGCCGGTGCGGTGGCGTCCCGTACGCCGGACCACGCTGCGGCCGGCTGGGGCGGGCGCCAGCGCAACTCCCCTGTCGGGGAGGCAGCGAAGGGGATGCCCTGGAAGACCCGGCCGCCATCGGGACCGGCGGCGCCGCGCACCGTGCCGTGCGTGGTGCGGACGACCAGAGGGTCGTGTCCGGAGTCGGCGGAGGCTGCCGGGGGTGCCGTGATCGACAGCAGCAGTGCCGCGACGGCGGTCACGGCGCGGGTCGCGGTGCGGCGCACGCTGCGGGATCTCATCGGTCTCCTTCTGTTTCCTTCGGTGGCGGACGCGAGCACACGGCGGGTGCCTGTCTGGTGCTCCCGTCGCAGCAGGGTTACCGGTGTCACTGCGTGTGTTCGTAGGCGCCGATGTCGCAGGCGGCGCCTTGGGGACGGGGGACGCCGCGCTGGTCGGTAGCGGGGCAGTGGGCGGCCGCGTCGAGGCCAGGGCTGCCGGGCAGCAGCGCGTTGGTGTCTGTGGGCCCGCCGTTGTCGGCGAGAGGTCCGACCAGCGGCGTACGGCTTGGCAGGTCGCCCGCGGCGGTGAGGTGGCAACTGCCGTCACTGTCGATGTTGTGACCATGCGATTCGATGTCAGCGAAGACCTTCTTGCAGTCACCGGACGCGTCCTCGCTGGTGTTGCCTGCCACGATCGAGTTCTGCAGGGTGAGATGTCCCAGTGGCAGATCGATGATGTCGGTGATCGGCGAGGGCAGGCTGTCCAGGTAGGCGGGCGCGATGTTGATTCCGCCGCCGCCGTCGGTCGAGCTGTTGCCGGTGATGGTCGAGTTGAGGATCTTCACGGGCCCCAGGCCACGGATGTCCACGCCCCCGCCGTAGCCGCCGAGGCTGCCGGGACGGCCGCCGGGATCGATCACGC
It includes:
- a CDS encoding carboxylesterase/lipase family protein; the encoded protein is MRSRSVRRTATRAVTAVAALLLSITAPPAASADSGHDPLVVRTTHGTVRGAAGPDGGRVFQGIPFAASPTGELRWRPPQPAAAWSGVRDATAPASPCPQLPLTLLPDGGPVLPGDSNRTGSTTEDCLYLNVWTPARTGNRTLPVLVWLHGGGNAYGAGSDYNGAALAARGVVVVTVNYRLGALGFLSHPALSAVSADHASGDYGLMDQQAALRWVRSNIGAFGGDRTRVTLAGQSAGSVDTCLHITSPTAKGLFHRAVQQSGSCVSHGALTPLTLAAAEMKGQSFAASVGCTAPSTAPACLRAVPTTELIRGAPGAAPPLWGANTGPSILPVSPDKAWAAGRVNAVPTLSGSTHDEYRYFTALYVDLLGGGPLTPQTYAALIRLQHPDRAAAVLDTYPASAYPSPNLAYSAVGTDQRFACPARADSRLYSGRVPVYAYEFNDPQAPPFIPAPHTPQGAFHASELAYLFPMNALPLLTPAQRRLSATMAGYWVRFAATGNPNGPGAAIWPRYAADRDRIQVLAPDRIAPTTGFAADHRCTFWQPSGTS